Proteins found in one Arthrobacter sp. U41 genomic segment:
- a CDS encoding MoaD/ThiS family protein: protein MNVRYFAAARAAAGVEEERFDLPADATVDSLLEAILAVERPEPPAGTPPLARLLSRSSFLLNEVAVRNRAAALRPDDVVDVLPPFAGG, encoded by the coding sequence GTGAACGTACGATACTTCGCTGCCGCGCGCGCTGCCGCCGGCGTCGAGGAGGAGCGCTTTGACCTCCCCGCTGACGCCACCGTCGACTCACTGCTCGAAGCGATCCTCGCCGTCGAGCGCCCCGAACCCCCGGCCGGGACGCCGCCGCTGGCGCGCCTGCTGTCCCGGAGCAGCTTCCTGCTCAACGAGGTGGCGGTGCGGAACCGTGCGGCCGCGCTCCGGCCGGACGACGTCGTGGACGTGCTGCCGCCGTTCGCCGGCGGCTAG